Proteins co-encoded in one Cricetulus griseus strain 17A/GY chromosome 1 unlocalized genomic scaffold, alternate assembly CriGri-PICRH-1.0 chr1_1, whole genome shotgun sequence genomic window:
- the LOC100751857 gene encoding cytochrome c, somatic-like, whose protein sequence is MGDVEKGKKIFVQKCAQCHTVEKGGKHKTGPNLHSLFGRKTGQAAGFSYTDANKNKGITWGEDTLMEYLENPKMYVPGTKMIFAGIKKKGERTDLIAYLKATNE, encoded by the coding sequence ATGGGCGATGTTGAGAAAGGTAAGAAGATTTTTGTTCAGAAGTGTGCCCAGTGCCACACTGTGGAAAAGGGAGGCAAGCATAAGACTGGACCAAATCTCCATAGTCTGTTCGGGAGGAAGACAGGTCAGGCTGCTGGATTCTCATACACAGATGCCAACAAGAACAAAGGCATCACCTGGGGAGAGGATACCCTGATGGAGTATTTGGAGAATCCCAAAATGTACGTCCCCGGAACAAAAATGATCTTCGCTGGAAttaagaagaagggagagaggacagaCCTAATAGCTTATCTTAAGGCTACTAATGAGTAA